AGCAGCGCATAAATGGTCAGACGCTTATCCGTTGGCTTTGGACGTTCAATCCAGAACTCACGGAAACGCGGGAACTCTTCACCTGATGGCAGCGCGGTATCAATAGCCAGACCACGCGCAGAAAGCCCGTAAACCTGCCCCGCGCCGATAACGCGGAAATAGCTGGCTCCAAGCATGCTGACGATTTCGTCGTTTTTATCTTTGCTGTTGATCGGGTAAAGCACCTTAAAGCCTGCGAAGCCCAGGTCTTTCACCGTATCTTTGTCGTGTTGCACATTGCCAAAATTGAAGTAATCCGGGCTGTACTTGATCTTACGTACCGCGGTTGCCGTCACTTCATTGATGGCAACAGGCGTGTCGAAGTACATACCCTGATGATAAAATTCAAGCTTGAACGGGGTTTTAATATTGCTCCAGTACGCTTTGTCGTGATTGAACTGGATCTGCTGATAGTCCGCATACTTCATGTCGCGGAAAACGGAGGGCAAGTTACTTTTCGGCGCTTCGTAGCTCTTGCCTGCCATCGATTTTGCCTGTTTTGCGACATCGTCGATGTTAAAGGCCAGTGCCGATGAGGTATACAGTGATAACACCACTGCAGCACCCAACCAACGCATTTTCATCATCTGTGGTTTATGTTTCATAATAAGTAAGCACTTCCCCCTTTGTGTGCTTATATCGATCCGATCCATTTTAATGGAAACTCAGGCAATCCGACAACATTATCACTGCTTTGTTCAGCTGCTGGCTCATGGAATAAGCAAATGAAAGAACCCGCTATTCACTTTGCGTGCTTATCCTGGAGACAGGGTGTCGGTCTTGGTGTAGGGTTGGCTTCGAATGTAACCATTATGAGTCTTAGGGATAAGACGAAAAGTCTGAGAATGCACAACGTTATATGAGCACAACACCAACAGAACGTGAATATTTCCTCGACTCGATCAGGGCCTGGCTGATGCTATTGGGGATCCCCTTTCACATTTCACTGATTTACTCCAGCCACACCTGGCATGTGAATAGCCAGATGCCCTCCTGGTGGCTGACGCTGTTTAATGACTTTATTCACGCCTTCCGTATGCAGGTGTTCTTCGTTATATCCGGCTATTTTTCTTACATGCTGTTTCTGCGATACCCGCTCAAGCGCTGGTGGAAAGTGCGCGTAGAGCGCGTGGGGATCCCCATGCTGACCGCAATTCCACTGCTGACGCTGCCTCAGTTCATTATGTTGCAATACGTCAAAGGCAAAGCGGAGAACTGGCCGAACCTTACGCTGTATGAAAAGTACAATACGCTGGTCTGGGAGCTGGTGTCTCACCTCTGGTTCCTGCTGGTGCTGGTGGTGCTCACAACGGTGAGCCTGTTGATTTTCAGCCGCCTGCGCCACCGTCTGAGTACAAAAGCCGACACCTTCTTCGCCAACGTTACGATGGGCAAACTGTCTGTGCTCTTCTTGCTGTTGGGGATTGCCTATGCCGCCGTGCGACGGACGCTGCTTATCGTCTATCCGCCGATTTTGAGCGACGGGTTATTTAATTTTGTGGTGATGCAGTCCTTGTTCTACATTCCGTTCTTTTTAATCGGCGCGCTGGCTTTTATTCATCCGAAGCTTAAATCGCTGTTTGTCACCCCATCACCGTGGTGCGCGCTGGGGGCCACCCTCGCGTTCGCGGCCTATCTGCTGAATCAGCGCTACGGCAGCGGCGACGCCTGGATGTATGAAACGGAAAGCGTGATCACTATGCTGCTGGGGCTGTGGATGGTGAACGTGGTATTCGCGCTGGGCCACCGCTTGCTGAACTTTAAGTCCAGCCGCGTGACCTACTTCGTTAATGCATCACTGTTTATCTATCTGGTGCATCACCCGTTGACGCTTTTCTTCGGGGCTTACATCACACCGCACATCGCCTCCAACACGCTGGGCTTCTTTACCGGGCTGGTGTTTGTTGTAGGGGTGGCAATCGTACTCTACGAAATCCATCTGCGGATCCCGCTCCTGCGCTTCCTCTTTTCAGGAAAACCACAGGCAAAAGCCTCATAAATCACGCGGCGCATCAGATGCGCCGCGTTTGCATCAGCTCTCCAGCTCTTGTCTGCGCTGAGTCAGAAGCCGCTGATAAAGATGCGTGGTGTCGTCGTCGAAACAGACAAAAATCACCTTCTCTGGCAGCGGTTTTAGCGACAAATAGCGGTAAACCGTTTCAACGGCGATCGTTGCGGCAGCGGCCTTAGGGTAACCATACACGCCGGTGCTGATGGCCGGAAACGCCATCGTTTTATAACCGTTGTCGGCGGCCAGTCGCAGACAGTTCCGGTAAGCCTCTTCCAGAATACTCGCTTCGTGCTGGTCCCCGCCATGCCAGACCGGCCCTACCGCGTGAATTACCGCTCTCGCAGGCAGATTGCCCGCCAGCGTAATCACCGCATGACCGGGAGGACATTCGCCCTGCTGTTGCCGCACGGTTTTACAGGCTTCCAGCAGCTGCGGTCCGGCTGCCCGGTGAATAGCCCCGTCCACGCCGCCCCCACCCATCAGGGATGGATTGGCCGCATTGACGATAACGTCGACGTGTACTGTCGTAATATCGCCATGAATAATTTCAATTTGCGGTTTCATAAAGCCCCTCTGCAACCCGCCATTTTCTTAAGTGTATCGCAGAGGAGACCGGGAGAAAAAACTATCAGAAAAAATCCTCATCCACCGCAGGGCGGGAGAGCACGCATTAGCGATACTGGATTTCGACAACCGCGAGCGTTTTTTCAGGATTAAGGTATTTCATATTGAGCGTTGCCACGTTTGAATCGCTCACTTTCCCGCTAAGCGCCTCTTCATAGCTGACCATACGCGTTTGCATACGGTTATTATCTGGACATGACATTGCAAACTGTTGCTTCTGGGGGGCGACTTCACAGGGGTCGGCAACAATGGCACCGCGGAAATGAATGACGCCACCGTCAACAACCGTGGCCGAATAAGCCGGGATACTCAAAGCAGAAACGACCAGACCCAGACCTGCCACGAGTCGAGCAAAATAGTTGTTCATTATAGGTACTCCTCAATGAAAATCGTCCATGAGGGGTAAACGCGCTTCATTTATTATGACAAACGAAGTTTCACGTTACGGAACATAACGACCTGGTCCCTGATATCAGCATAGCTCAACGGCCCAGACCCGCCACATTCACAACCTATTGATTTAATGGGTTTTCATAGCGAACGTTCCGCTGGCGACCACTGTTGTGATAAATGTAGCGATTTACCGTCTGAAACGGTGACAACGATTTTTACCGTGTCTCCCTCATTAATATTTAAACTCAGGCGCATTAAATCAATCGTCTGATTAGCGGGTATAAAAAGTGTGTTTTGCTGCCGGGAAGAACTCTGCCCTCCCTGCCCTTCTCGTAAAGAAACAATCTGAACCTGACAATCACACGACTGCGCCAGAGTGACCTGAGGAACAATGGTGGTCATATTTTCCTGCTGTGACGTTTTGAAGGTTATCTGGCTGGAAAGCGCGGCAAGTAGAATTAAGGTATTCATGATGAACTCCCGAAAAAAAACAGGGCTGATGCCCTGTTTTTTTGTAGCACAGATTTCAGTATCAGTACTGATGAGCTGACGCGTGGTTACCAAAACCGATCTGGGTAACGTTAACAGTCGAGTTGGACGCAGTCTGGTCTACGAGTGCACCGTTAAAGCCGCCGGACTGGCTAACGTTCATAACGGATTTTTTACTGTTCCACTGATCAAGTGTCGCACTGTTGCCAAAACCTTTCTGGGTCAGGTTGATTTTACTGTCATCAGAACCCTGACCAACGTCAGCACCGTTAAAGCCGCCGGTCTGGCTAATATTCAGGACGGAATTTCTGGCGTCTGTCTGCAGGGCAACCGCGGAGTTACCGCCACCGTTCTGATAAATATTCAGGGTTGAATTTGGGCCACTATATCCACCATGACCATGTCCATGACCCCATCCGCCCTGATTAATAGAACCCGCCATAGCACTACCAGAAACTACGATTGCTGCAAGTGCTGCCACTTTGATAAATTTCATGGTAAACCCCCATCGGATTGATTAAAGTCGTCGCGAACGCGCTAATGTTGAATAACGTTAATCGCCATTTGCGACTGTTTCTGCACTACAACTGCGGTTTTCTGCGTACCGTACTGCGTAATATTTGCTCTATTACCCGACCCTTTCTGGATAATTTTCGCGCTATTACCGTATCCATCTTGCGTAATACCTGCATCATTCCCGTTACCGCTCTGATCGATCCAGGCTAAATTGTAACTCCCTGATTGATCAACTCTCGCTCTGTTACCCGCCCCATCCTGAGATACAATGGATAAGAGTCTTGAACCGTCCTGGCTAACCTCAGCGTTATTGAAAACGCCCCGTTGACCAATAATGGCTGCCTGATTGAGTGATGAAAGACTTAATTCGTTAACCGCAAAGTTATATTCAGCATTTGCCAAATCTGAATTCGCTGCGGTTACAAATCCAGGCGCACCCAGTAATGTAAACATCATAATTAACGATGTGTTTTTCATGTTGTCACCCTGGACCTGGCTATTTAATCACGCCATAACCCTATAACAATGCTACTTGTTAAAACGACTCGTATTGTGTTAACGCGTCGTTACGGTGAAGAGTATGTCCGCTGAAACATTTTAAATATCTCACCCGCGCGGCTTATTTTTATTTATCGGCTCACCACAAAGTCGTAATTTACATCAAAAATCACTTTAATCAGGTCAGCTTATATTTTTTATTAAGCAGGTCTTGCGATCGGGTTGTACAACGGGATGAAGGCTGTCCAGGCGTCATCCCGCGTTGTTTAAACGTAACGGCTGGAGATCATTTTTCTCAGTGCGTGACACGACGCCTGTTTTCTTAAGCCAGGCAGTAGCCCATTCATGGGCTTAGAAATAATCTGAAACTCATACTTAATCACTGCTGCGTAAAAATAACAAATAACCTCAAAAATCAATCATATAAAAATATTTGTATGATTTTTAAAATCTGTGCACATCTATTTATATGTACAACTTTTTCATCAATTATTACCATTAACAACAAGCAGTTTTCACAAATTAATATTGATTTTTACATTCTGTTACACGTTTAACACTTGCTTTAAACTTCGTAAAAGCTAGATTGAAATTAGATGTACGAAATTGGTTTTATATTTACCTCCCTGTGGAGGTTATGGTCTGATTCTACACACAGCAGTGCAACATCTGTCAGTACTTCTGGTGTCCTCTAATAAACAGGAGGACAGCTGCCAGGTGCCCAAAAAAAGTGGGGTTTCATCATGTATAATGAAGTCCATAGTTTACATGGTCATACATTACTGTTGATCACAAAACCTTCTTTGCAAGCGACAGCGTTATTACAACATTTAAAGCAATCTTTATCACTGAACGGGAAATTGCATAATATTCAACGTTCTTTTGATGATATTGCACCTGGCAGCATCATTCTTTTCGATATGATGGAAGCTGATAAAAAGCTTATCCATTACTGGCAAGATATTTTAAGCAGGAAAAACAATAATATCCGCGTGCTATTGTTGAATACGCCTGATGAATATCCTTTCAGAGATATTGAAAGCTGGCCGCATATCAATGGCGTGTTCTACGTCACGGAAGAAGAAGACCGGGTGGTAGAGGGGCTGCAAGGTATATTACGCGGAGAGTGTTATTTTTCGCAAAAGCTTGCCAGCTATCTCATCACGCACTCTGGAAATTATCGCTATAACAGTTCAGAGTCCGCGCTGCTCACGCACCGTGAGAAAGAGATCCTGAACAAGTTACGCATTGGTGCTTCAAATATTGAAATCGCCCGTTCGTTATTTATCAGCGAAAATACGGTAAAGACGCACCTTTATAATCTTTTCAAGAAGATAGCTGTTAAAAACCGAACTCAGGCTGTTTCGTGGGCAAACGATAACCTCAGGCGTTAATCACATGAAGCGCACGTTGAGTTGGATCGCCGCAGCGAGTTTCCTGCTCGCTGCCGGGAATCTGAAGGCCGTCGAGGTCGAAGTTCCCGGATTGTTAACAGACCACACTGTCTCATCGGTCGGGCACAGTTTTTACCGCGCCTTCAGTGACAAATGGGACAGTACCTACACCGGAAATATAACAATCAACGAGCGGCCCAGTGCACGATGGGGAAGTTGGATAACAATAACGGCTAATCAGTACGTTATTTATCAAACGTTTTTATTCCCGACCAAAATAGACTTCGATAAAAACGTAGCCTTAGCACTGGCACAATCAGAAGACGCTATTAATCGCCTGCAAATAGATAAAGCCCTATTAAGCACCAGCGATTTAGCAAAAGACGAGTTCTAGCGAACCGATATGCGGAGGCTGTCATGCGTATTGCATATGCAGTTGTTTCGATAATGCTGATAACACCCATAAGCTGGGCCGGAAACATGACGTTTCAGTTCCGTAACCCTAACTTTGGCGGTAACCCTAATAACGGCGCGTTCCTGCTGAACGAAGCCCAGGCGCAAAACTCCTATAAGGATCCCAGCTTAAAGGATTTTAGCGTTGATACCCCGTCCGCACTGGACAACTTCACTCAAGCTATTCAGTCGCAGATTTTAGGGGGGTTACTGACCAACATTAATACCGGTAAACCCGGCCGCATGGTGACCAACGACTTTATCGTTGATATCGCCAATACTGACGGACAGCTTCAGTTGAACGTGACCGATCGTAAAACCGGAAGAATCTCCACCATTCAGGTTTCCGGTCTACAAAGTAATTCAACTGACTTTTAAACAATAGCTAAATAAGGACAACGATCATGCAGCGCTTCCTGATATTTGTTGCAGTGTGCTTATTGAGCGGTTGTTTAACTGCTCCACCTAAAGAAGCTGCAAAACCGACATTAATGCCTCGGGCCCAGAGTTATCGTGATTTAACGCATTTACCTTCACCTACGGGGAAAATATTTGTCTCCGTATACAACATTCAGGATGAAACCGGGCAATTCAAACCTTACCCGGCAAGTAACTTCTCCACGGCTGTGCCGCAAAGCGCCACCGCCATGCTGGTTACCGCGCTCAAGGATTCGCACTGGTTTATTCCGCTGGAACGTCAGGGGCTCCAGAACCTGTTGAATGAACGCAAAATCATTCGTGCCGCTCAGGAAAATGGCACCGTCGCGGACAATAACCGCATGCCTCTGCAATCTCTGGCGGCAGCGAACGTGATGATCGAAGGATCGATTATTGGCTACGAAAGTAACGTTAAGTCGGGTGGTGCAGGAGCTCGTTACTTCGGTATCGGTGCGGATACCCAGTACCAGCTTGACCAAATCGCCGTCAACCTGCGTGTGGTTAACGTCAGTACAGGCGAAGTGCTCTCTTCGGTGAACACCAGCAAAACCATTCTGTCTTATGAAGTGCAGGCTGGGGTATTCCGCTTCATCGATTACCAGCGTTTGCTGGAAGGTGAAATTGGCTACACCTCTAACGAGCCGGTCATGATGTGCCTGATGTCAGCCATTGAAACCGGCGTGATCTTCTTAATCAACGACGGTATTGACCGCGGGCTGTGGGATCTGCAAAACAAAGCAGACGTGCAGAACCCGATCCTGGTGAAATACCGCGATATGTCAGTCCCTCCGGAATCCTGACAGGAAGCGCATAAAAAAGGCGAGATGATTATCTCGCCTTTTTTTATTCGCTCACCGCAGTGATGTTTTGCGCTTTTCCCCGTCGCGACGCCAGCCAAAGACCGCTGTTTTTCATGGCATAGCCAAACAGCAACCCCAGCGCCAGGGAGGGAACCACCAGCTTCCAGTCACCCTGCCCTGCAAAGGTCGCGCACGCCCCCATAAAGGTCCCCGGCACAAATGAAAGCAGCAGATGCTTAGCCTGGATGCACATTAAAAAGGCAACGACACCCGTCATGACGTACCCCAGCATCTCCAGATGCGGCGCCAGCGCGCTGCCCTTCATAATCACCAGCGCCCAGATAACACCGCTCATCAGCGTGCAGCCAGAGATAAAGAGCCCTTTGACGCCCCCCTGCGGACAGGCGAAATAGGCGGTGCAGCCGAGGAACCCGGCCCAGCTGAGCAATCCGAGAGACACGGCTACCCATCCCCAGAGTCCGGAGAGAATACCTGTCGTTAGTGCGATACAAAGTAATATATTCATGGCGCGCATCTTAGCAGATGCGCACTATAGAAATGAGATCAGAAGCACATTACGTGCAAGTTGAAATGTTGAGTTGCAGAATTTATGTGATCTAAATCACTCTTCGTTCTCTTCTTCCAGCTCATCCCACATTGCCGCAATAGCGTCGCGGGTCAGCGGGGCCAGAGTTCTCCAGAACGGCGAGGTGGCATGCGCTTCGACTTTACCCAGGAATGTCCCGACCCACGGCAGCAGGTACGTTTCGAACAAGGTTTCGATGGCTTCATTCTCATCATCACCGGCGTTGTCTTCGATCCAGGACGCCGCCAGCAGCAGCGTACCGATATGATCGGCTGGCGTATCGCTCAGCGGCATACCGCGCGTGGAGAGGAACGCGCGGACTTCCGCTTCCGTTGCCCCGTCCTGCCAGGCTGAACGGTATGGCGAAACGCGGCACTCATCGCCGACGAACAGCGCATTGTAGTCCGTCGCGATCTGCTGCATGTCGCAGCTTTTTTGCAGACGTTCCAGTAAATCATCCTGTTCCAGCGGCCAGTTCTGCGCCAGTTTGCCTTCACGAATTAACGTAAAGAGCGGAACCAACAGCGGGTCTTGCGGCTGGCGATAATAGAGCGTACCCAGCACGCGGCAGAGGATGGAAAACTCGTTCATTTTTATGATTCCATTACACAATTAAAGATCGGCAAATTCGGCTATCGGTTCCATTCCGCGCGACTCGAGGAAATCGAGCATGCGGCGTGGGGTCACGTTCAGGATTTGCGCTTCCGGGAAGTTAACATCATTCAGCACTTTCAGGCACTCGCTGAAATCGCCCAGCGTAAACGCGGTATGAGAATCTGAGCCCAGCGCCACCATGCCACCTGCGTCACGCACGGCGGCAGCCACTTCGCGGCAGTTGGCTTCACTGCCCTTACGCGAGTGCACAAAGGAGGAGTTGTTAATCTCCAGCGCCACGCGGTGCTTCGCTGCCGCCTGCGCGACAGCCTGAATATCAATCGGATACCTCGGGTTACCGGGGTGGCTGATAATGTGCACATTGCCGCTGGCAATGGTGGCAATCATCGCCGCGGTGTTGGTGTCTTTATCCTGAGGCGGGAAAACCGGCTCATGAAAACCGGCGAGGATAAGGTCAAGAGACGTCAGCATCGGGCCGGTGCAGTCGATCTCACCGTCGGTATTTTTGATGTTCGCCTCAATGCCGCGCAGTATCCCAATGCCGTCCACCAGACGTGGCCAGATCCGCATATTCACAAAATGCCAGTAGTGCGGCGCATCCGCCATGTCCGGGCCATGATCGGTGATCGCGAACAGCTTGATGCCTTTAAGCTTCGCCTGGGCGATATAATCATGGAGGTTGCTATACGCGTGGGTGCTGGCGACGGTGTGCATATGCAGGTCAACGGGATACATCTCTCTCTCCTCTGCGGTTTTTCCAAAGGATAGCAGTTATCAGCGGCGAATATTAGCAAAAACCCGGCGAACGCCGGGTTTCTCTCAGTAGCCGCGCTGTCTGTCGACCTGACCGGTGACCGCGTTACCCTTTTCCATTTCGCTGATGGTATGGGATATATACGCCACCGCTTCTGCCGGACGCGTCACGGCAGCCACGTGCGGGGTCATCGCCACGCGCGGGTGCGCCCACAGCGGGCTTTCCGCGGGCAGCGGCTCACGGCTATAGACATCCAGCATGGCGCCTTTTAGCTTTCCGCTGTCCAGCGCCTTCAGCAGATCGCCTTCCACGACATGGACCCCGCGCGCCAGGTTCATCAGGTAGCTCTGATCGACGAGCTGATTGAGCAGGGCTTCATTGATGATCCCTACCGTTTCCGCCGTGTTTGGCAGCAGGTTAATAAGCACGCGTGTCCCTTTCAGGAATGCAGGAAGCTCATCCGTTCCGGCAAAACTCTCAACGCCCGGATAATCCTTGCGGCTGCGGCTCCAGCAGCGCAACGGGAATCCCCACGGGGCAAGCGCTTCGGCCACTTTTGAGCCCAGCACGCCCGCACCGAGTATGCCGATCGTAAAGTCTTCGCGATGGTACTCCGGCAGCGGCTCCCAGTGGGCTCGCTGTTTAAAGGCCTGATAATCATCAAAGCGGCGGAACCAATGCAGTACCTGGCTCACGGCATATTCCTGCATTTGCTGGCCCATTCCGGTATCTTCCAGGCGGAAAAGGGGGATCTCTTCCGGCAGCATTTCAGGGTGTGCCTTCAGTTTGCTCAGAATGGAATCCACGCCGGCTCCCAGGGCAAAAACGGCCTTCAGCTTGCGGCCCTGGAGCATTTCTACCGGAGGATGCCAGACCAGCGCATAGTCAGCATGTTCATTATCGCCACGCTTCCACTCGCGAACGCGTGCGCCGGGTAACGCCGCCGAAAGCGCCTTGATCCAGTATGCCGTATCAAACGTGGGGTGATAGAAAAGTATATCCATTGTCATTCCTGCCTTTTATTGCGCTGATTTATTTTGCTTTTTCACTGGACGGTCAGCATAACAAATTTATAGCGCAACTGTGTTGCTGATAAAAAAGACGCTTTCAGCACATTTAAGAATCATGTTGCCTGAAGTTTGTCTAAACGCGCTAAATTACTGAAAAAGTGAGTTGACGGCAGTTCGGCTTTTCCTTACATTAGCGCCCGTCCCGGCAACAACGGGATGACAATATGGTGAGGTGTCCGAGTGGCTGAAGGAGCACGCCTGGAAAGTGTGTATACGGCAACGTATCGGGGGTTCGAATCCCCCCCTCACCGCCATATTTGAAGAAGAGCTCGCATGAAAATGCGGGCTTTTTTTTCGCATATTGCATGCCTGCGGGGGGATGAGAATCCCCGACCGGGGTTCGACAACTGGCGACAGCCAGTTGGACAGACTGAGAGCGTAGCGAACAGGCTGCCCGCAGGGCGAGCGAAGCGAGTCAATCCCCCCCTCACCGCCATATTTGAAGAAGAGCTCGTACGAAAGTACGGGCTTTTTTCTTTTATATTCTCCGTAAAGGGGGGATAAGAACCTTGAAACTCCCAGCGCTCTTTATGTCGGGTGGCGCTGCGCTTACCCGACCTACAAAGTCTTTACTCTTCCACCATCCGCGCATACTCTTCGGTCAGAAAATCCACCAGCGTCCTGACGGACGGCAGCAGGCCGCGCCTTGACGGATAAACCGCGTGAATCACTTCCCGTCGGGGTTCCCACGCATCCAGCACCCGTACCAGTTTCCCCGTCGCCAGCTGGTCCTTGACCATCAAAATCGGCAGCTGCACCACGCCGATGCCTGCCATGGCAGCTTCACGTAGCGCCAGCATGTCGGTGGTGATCAATCGAGGATGGTAATGAATCTCCGCTTTGGCACCTCCGGGACCGGACAGCTCCCATTTATGAATATGTTTCCCCTCGTTCATGCTTAACCCGGGCCAGGCACTGAGTTCAGACGGCACGACGGGTTCTCCCATGCGTTGAATCAACGCCGGACCCGCGACCAGACAATGTCCCCTGTCAGCCAGCACCCTTAATACCAGATCGCTGTCATCAAAGGGACGCGGGCGTACGCGGATCGCGATATCAACCCCCTCTCCCACCAGGTCTACCCGCCGGTTGGTCGCCTCAAGCTGAAGATTAATCCTGGGATAGCGCGCCATAAATCTGGCCAGCATCGGACCCACGTGGACATGCAACAGAGTTATCGGGCACGTAATCCTGACAACACCGCGCGGTTCAGCCTGCAGTGCAGCCACGGCTTCCTCCGCGGCCTCGGCCTCCACCATCATCGCTTTACAGTGCTGGTAGAAGGTCTGCCCGACCTCGGTCACCGTAAACTGTCGGGTTGTTCGGTGGATAAGCCGCACGCCAAGGCGTTCTTCCAGCTGCGCTATCCGGCGGCTTAGCCTGGACTTTGGCAGATCAAGCGCCCTTCCCGCCGCCGCAAAGCCACCGTAGTCCACCACCTTCACAAACCAGACGAAGTCATTGAGATCCTGCATAAATCCTCATCGTTCCATTTTCAGAACAGTGAATGCCATTTTCACTATCTACCGGAGTATTAACTCTGAATATAAGCTAATTATATCAACAGAACATCAGGAGTTAATCATGAAAAACGTAACAGGCGTTTATACCGCTCCCCGCCAGCACTGGGTTGGCGATGGTTTCCCGGTACGTTCGATGTTTTCTTACCAAACCCACGGCGAGCCGCTGAGCCCGTTCCTGCTGCTGGACTACGCGGGCCCGTACACCTTTCCGGCAGATGGGGCGAAACGCGGCGTAGGCCAACACCCTCACCGGGGTTTTGAAACGGTCACCATCGTCTATTCCGGTGAAGTAGAGCATCGCGACTCCACGGGCAAAGGCGGCGTCATTGGCCCCGGCGACGTGCAGTGGATGACGGCAGGTGCAGGCATTTTGCACGAGGAGTTCCACTCCAGCGCGTTCTCGCAGAAAGGCGGAGAACTGAAAATGATGCAGCTTTGGGTCAACCTGCCGGCCAAAGACAAGATGGCGGCACCGGGCTACCAGAGCATGACGAAGGATGCGATCCCGGTCGTGACGCTACCGGATAACAGCGGTTCGCTGCGGGTTATTGCCGGTCGCTACGAGGCTGTAACCGGCCCGGCGCACACCTTCTCACCGCTCAACGTCTGGGACATCGCGCTGAACCTGGGAAGCCATCTGACGCTCAATCAGCCCGAAGGCTGGAGCACCGCGCTGGTCGTGCTTGAAGGCAACATCACGGTGAACGGTACAACGCAGGCGGGTGAAGCCCAGCTGGTCGTTTTGAGTCAAGAAGGCGACAAACTGCACCTGGAGGCGAACAGCGATGCCAAAGTGCTGCTGATGGCCGGCGAGCCGCTGAATGAACCCATCGTGGGCTA
This region of Enterobacter asburiae genomic DNA includes:
- a CDS encoding phosphatase produces the protein MYPVDLHMHTVASTHAYSNLHDYIAQAKLKGIKLFAITDHGPDMADAPHYWHFVNMRIWPRLVDGIGILRGIEANIKNTDGEIDCTGPMLTSLDLILAGFHEPVFPPQDKDTNTAAMIATIASGNVHIISHPGNPRYPIDIQAVAQAAAKHRVALEINNSSFVHSRKGSEANCREVAAAVRDAGGMVALGSDSHTAFTLGDFSECLKVLNDVNFPEAQILNVTPRRMLDFLESRGMEPIAEFADL
- the ghrA gene encoding glyoxylate/hydroxypyruvate reductase GhrA, with translation MDILFYHPTFDTAYWIKALSAALPGARVREWKRGDNEHADYALVWHPPVEMLQGRKLKAVFALGAGVDSILSKLKAHPEMLPEEIPLFRLEDTGMGQQMQEYAVSQVLHWFRRFDDYQAFKQRAHWEPLPEYHREDFTIGILGAGVLGSKVAEALAPWGFPLRCWSRSRKDYPGVESFAGTDELPAFLKGTRVLINLLPNTAETVGIINEALLNQLVDQSYLMNLARGVHVVEGDLLKALDSGKLKGAMLDVYSREPLPAESPLWAHPRVAMTPHVAAVTRPAEAVAYISHTISEMEKGNAVTGQVDRQRGY
- a CDS encoding LysR family transcriptional regulator codes for the protein MQDLNDFVWFVKVVDYGGFAAAGRALDLPKSRLSRRIAQLEERLGVRLIHRTTRQFTVTEVGQTFYQHCKAMMVEAEAAEEAVAALQAEPRGVVRITCPITLLHVHVGPMLARFMARYPRINLQLEATNRRVDLVGEGVDIAIRVRPRPFDDSDLVLRVLADRGHCLVAGPALIQRMGEPVVPSELSAWPGLSMNEGKHIHKWELSGPGGAKAEIHYHPRLITTDMLALREAAMAGIGVVQLPILMVKDQLATGKLVRVLDAWEPRREVIHAVYPSRRGLLPSVRTLVDFLTEEYARMVEE
- a CDS encoding pirin family protein: MKNVTGVYTAPRQHWVGDGFPVRSMFSYQTHGEPLSPFLLLDYAGPYTFPADGAKRGVGQHPHRGFETVTIVYSGEVEHRDSTGKGGVIGPGDVQWMTAGAGILHEEFHSSAFSQKGGELKMMQLWVNLPAKDKMAAPGYQSMTKDAIPVVTLPDNSGSLRVIAGRYEAVTGPAHTFSPLNVWDIALNLGSHLTLNQPEGWSTALVVLEGNITVNGTTQAGEAQLVVLSQEGDKLHLEANSDAKVLLMAGEPLNEPIVGYGPFVMNSRSEINEAIRDFNSGRFGQI